The following proteins are encoded in a genomic region of Streptomyces sp. NBC_01723:
- a CDS encoding CopG family transcriptional regulator, with protein MVTKKVTVTIPEDLLDEIRADAAERGLSAYVAEALRFKRDRDRLLELVDWLQEEHGPVTEDERVAALDELEDLDAEHERRRASGQHNAGEAA; from the coding sequence ATGGTGACGAAGAAGGTAACCGTGACGATCCCCGAGGATCTCCTGGACGAGATCCGCGCGGACGCGGCCGAGCGGGGCCTGTCGGCGTACGTCGCCGAGGCGCTGCGCTTCAAGCGCGACCGGGACCGGCTCCTGGAACTGGTCGACTGGCTGCAGGAAGAACACGGCCCCGTGACCGAGGACGAGCGTGTGGCAGCCCTCGACGAGCTGGAGGATCTCGACGCCGAACACGAGCGGCGCCGCGCCTCCGGACAACACAACGCCGGAGAGGCTGCGTGA
- a CDS encoding phosphorothioated DNA-binding restriction endonuclease — protein MDWLERTAKLRQWSRNGTRAPHKPLLLLYALGRFQQDADDELRYSAVEEDLQRLLTEYGPPNRTTPAYPFHHLVSDGVWEVRTDRGPGSPGSGVRELRTAGAAGRLSPELRAALRREPALLGRMARVLLDLHFPPSLHGDLCESVGLGLEPAETGQLSAAVRRRRDPRMRERVLTAYEYRCAFCGYDGRIGAVPVGLEAAHVRWWAFDGPDDVDNGLCLCSLHHKLFDKGVLGVGESHRILVSQRFVGHSPAAREHVIALADRPLVGPQPGAHPVAAIHRSWHTSQVFHGSPRPATAT, from the coding sequence ATGGACTGGCTGGAGCGCACCGCGAAACTGAGGCAGTGGAGCAGAAACGGGACCCGCGCTCCGCACAAGCCGTTGCTGTTGCTGTACGCCCTCGGTCGGTTCCAGCAGGATGCCGACGACGAACTGCGGTACAGCGCGGTGGAGGAAGATCTGCAGCGACTGCTGACGGAGTACGGTCCGCCGAACAGGACGACTCCGGCCTACCCGTTCCACCACCTGGTGAGCGACGGCGTGTGGGAGGTGCGCACCGATCGCGGACCGGGCAGCCCCGGCAGCGGGGTGCGGGAGTTGCGGACCGCGGGGGCCGCGGGGCGGCTGTCGCCAGAACTGCGGGCGGCGCTGCGGCGTGAACCGGCTCTGCTCGGCCGGATGGCACGGGTCCTGCTCGACCTGCATTTCCCGCCTTCGCTCCACGGCGACCTGTGCGAATCCGTCGGTCTGGGGCTGGAGCCGGCGGAGACCGGACAGCTCTCGGCCGCCGTGCGGAGGCGGCGGGATCCGCGGATGCGGGAGCGAGTCCTGACGGCTTACGAGTACCGGTGCGCGTTCTGCGGCTACGACGGCAGGATCGGCGCGGTGCCGGTCGGGCTGGAGGCCGCACACGTGCGCTGGTGGGCGTTCGACGGCCCCGACGACGTCGACAACGGACTGTGTCTGTGTTCCCTTCACCACAAGCTCTTCGACAAGGGCGTCCTCGGTGTCGGCGAGAGCCACCGCATCCTGGTCTCCCAGCGCTTCGTCGGCCACAGCCCCGCCGCCCGCGAACACGTCATCGCGCTCGCCGACCGACCACTCGTCGGACCTCAGCCCGGCGCCCACCCCGTCGCCGCGATCCACCGTTCCTGGCACACCAGCCAGGTCTTCCACGGCAGCCCGCGCCCCGCCACGGCCACCTGA
- a CDS encoding DUF488 family protein, N3 subclade, whose product MAGHRSVPSHDRARALAQRVRALREDRGWTRERLAKEAGIAVGTLGRLESEGAIQPGFLTVGAVAEALAVSLDDLFRATQVAPVTPGLWSAGYEGRDIDSFVAALVDSRIGVVADVRLTPISRKKGFSKTRLGDALAEAGIEYTHLRGLGNPKDNREPFWDGRLEVGRARFRGLLQSEEAQSDLDRLAEHARQSRVAVLCFEKDESRCHRQVVLETVRKRAAVPVIPLA is encoded by the coding sequence ATGGCAGGTCATCGCTCAGTCCCTTCTCACGACCGGGCCCGTGCGCTCGCCCAGCGGGTACGTGCGTTAAGGGAAGACCGTGGGTGGACGCGGGAACGGCTGGCGAAGGAGGCAGGCATCGCCGTCGGGACGCTGGGCCGCCTGGAGAGCGAGGGAGCGATCCAGCCAGGTTTCCTGACCGTTGGCGCAGTGGCCGAGGCTCTTGCGGTCTCTCTCGATGATCTGTTCCGGGCGACCCAGGTCGCGCCCGTCACGCCCGGTCTGTGGTCCGCCGGATACGAAGGGCGGGACATCGACTCGTTCGTCGCCGCGCTCGTCGACAGCCGCATCGGTGTCGTGGCGGATGTACGGCTCACGCCGATCAGCCGCAAGAAGGGCTTCAGCAAGACCCGCCTCGGAGATGCCCTGGCGGAGGCCGGTATTGAGTACACGCACCTGCGTGGCCTGGGCAATCCGAAGGACAACCGGGAGCCCTTCTGGGACGGCCGCCTCGAAGTAGGGCGGGCACGCTTCCGTGGCCTGCTGCAGTCCGAGGAGGCCCAGTCCGATCTTGACCGCCTCGCGGAGCACGCCCGGCAGTCGCGGGTGGCGGTGCTGTGCTTCGAGAAGGACGAGAGCCGCTGCCACCGGCAGGTCGTCCTGGAGACGGTTCGCAAGCGGGCCGCCGTGCCGGTAATTCCCCTGGCCTGA
- a CDS encoding Pr6Pr family membrane protein: MTAPIPRDIPDLPPIPGHRALLPTVVPATAVVTPVRRRLIAVFRLLTALLALTGVTIELLVGGPVLKTLSHFTIQSGLLLALVMIASARCAWSAHHPLPGAVTGAALLYVATAGLVHHLLLANAASPFVAPDGAGAGWQTAATHILHTAVPVAAALDWLLLTVPGRLHLRQAPTWLLYPLAYLAFTLARGELLLPGTQDRYLYPFLDVDQHGFKGVLGNALLVGLALYALAVLLITLDHIRPNPLRRPR; the protein is encoded by the coding sequence ATGACAGCCCCGATACCCAGGGACATCCCGGACCTCCCCCCGATCCCGGGTCACCGCGCCCTGCTGCCCACGGTCGTACCGGCGACGGCCGTCGTGACCCCCGTACGCCGCAGGCTGATCGCGGTCTTCCGCCTCCTCACCGCGCTGCTGGCGCTGACCGGAGTGACGATCGAGCTGCTCGTGGGCGGCCCGGTCCTGAAGACCCTGAGCCACTTCACGATCCAGAGTGGCCTCCTGCTGGCGCTGGTCATGATCGCGTCCGCCCGCTGCGCCTGGTCCGCCCACCACCCCCTGCCGGGCGCGGTGACGGGCGCGGCCCTGCTCTACGTCGCCACCGCCGGCCTGGTCCACCACCTGCTCCTGGCCAACGCGGCGAGCCCCTTCGTCGCACCGGACGGCGCCGGCGCGGGCTGGCAGACGGCCGCGACCCACATCCTGCACACGGCGGTCCCGGTCGCCGCGGCCCTGGACTGGCTCCTCCTCACCGTCCCCGGCCGCCTGCACCTGCGCCAGGCCCCCACGTGGCTCCTCTACCCCCTGGCCTACCTGGCCTTCACCCTGGCCCGCGGCGAGCTGCTGCTCCCCGGCACGCAGGACCGCTACCTCTACCCCTTCCTCGACGTCGACCAGCACGGCTTCAAGGGAGTCCTGGGCAACGCCCTCCTCGTCGGCCTGGCCCTCTACGCCCTGGCCGTCCTCCTCATCACCCTCGACCACATCCGCCCGAACCCACTCCGCCGACCCCGCTAA
- a CDS encoding metallophosphoesterase, whose product MRARYGVPLGITAVGAAGLVYAAGIEPRSFRLRRVTVPVLPAGMGPLRVLQVSDIHMVGGQRKKQRWLRSLAGLRPDFVINTGDNLSDPAGVPEVLDALGPLMEFPGAYVFGSNDYYGPKLRNPGRYLTEKLQGRHGLNGNPPAVGVVHNPWEGLRDGFDAAGWQNLTNTRGTLKIEGMSVELTGLDDPHIKRDRYAEVAGGPSGTADFSMGVVHAPYLRVLDAYAADDYPLILAGHTHGGQLCIPFYGALVTNCDLDTDRVKGLSTHTAEGRTSYLHVSAGCGASRYTPVRFFCPPEATLLTLVARGR is encoded by the coding sequence ATGCGCGCGCGATACGGAGTGCCCCTGGGAATCACGGCGGTTGGCGCCGCCGGTCTGGTCTACGCGGCGGGGATCGAACCCCGCTCGTTCCGCCTCCGACGGGTCACGGTCCCCGTCCTGCCCGCCGGCATGGGCCCGCTGCGCGTGCTCCAGGTCTCCGACATCCACATGGTCGGCGGCCAGCGCAAGAAGCAGCGCTGGCTGCGCTCCCTGGCCGGCCTGCGCCCCGACTTCGTGATCAACACGGGCGACAACCTGTCCGACCCGGCGGGCGTCCCCGAGGTCCTGGACGCCCTGGGCCCGCTGATGGAGTTCCCGGGCGCCTACGTCTTCGGCTCCAACGACTACTACGGCCCCAAGCTCCGCAATCCCGGCCGGTACCTGACCGAGAAGCTCCAGGGCCGTCACGGCCTCAACGGCAACCCGCCCGCCGTGGGCGTCGTCCACAACCCGTGGGAGGGCCTGCGCGACGGCTTCGACGCCGCGGGCTGGCAGAACCTCACGAACACGCGCGGCACGCTCAAGATCGAGGGCATGTCCGTCGAGCTGACCGGCCTCGACGACCCGCACATCAAGCGCGACCGGTACGCGGAGGTCGCGGGCGGCCCGTCCGGCACGGCGGACTTCTCGATGGGCGTGGTGCACGCGCCGTACCTGCGCGTCCTGGACGCCTACGCGGCGGACGACTACCCCCTGATCCTGGCCGGCCACACGCACGGGGGCCAGCTGTGCATCCCCTTCTACGGCGCGCTGGTCACCAACTGCGACCTGGACACGGACCGCGTGAAGGGCCTGTCCACGCACACGGCGGAGGGCCGTACGTCCTACCTCCACGTCTCCGCGGGCTGCGGCGCGAGCCGCTACACCCCGGTCCGCTTCTTCTGCCCACCGGAGGCGACGCTGCTGACGTTGGTGGCGCGGGGGCGGTAA
- a CDS encoding GatB/YqeY domain-containing protein, whose protein sequence is MTTLKSKLHADLNAAIKERDELRSSTLRLTLAAITKEEVAGKEKRELSDDEVQKVITREAKKRREAAEAFAQGGRAESAEREKAEGEVLAAYLPKQLSDDELNAIVAQAVEEAKAGGAEGPRAMGAVMKIVNPKVAGLAEGGRVAAAVKRTLAV, encoded by the coding sequence ATGACCACGCTCAAGTCGAAGCTGCACGCCGACCTCAACGCCGCGATCAAGGAGCGTGACGAGCTGCGCTCCTCGACGCTCCGGCTGACGCTCGCCGCGATCACCAAGGAGGAGGTCGCGGGGAAGGAGAAGCGGGAGCTCTCCGACGACGAGGTGCAGAAGGTGATCACCCGCGAGGCGAAGAAGCGCCGGGAGGCCGCCGAGGCCTTCGCGCAGGGGGGTCGCGCCGAGAGCGCCGAGCGGGAGAAGGCGGAGGGCGAGGTGCTCGCCGCGTACCTGCCGAAGCAGCTGTCGGACGACGAGCTGAACGCGATCGTCGCGCAGGCCGTCGAGGAGGCGAAGGCGGGCGGTGCCGAGGGGCCGCGGGCCATGGGCGCCGTCATGAAGATCGTCAACCCGAAGGTCGCCGGGCTGGCCGAGGGCGGCCGGGTCGCCGCCGCGGTCAAGAGGACGCTCGCCGTCTGA